The following coding sequences are from one Gossypium hirsutum isolate 1008001.06 chromosome A12, Gossypium_hirsutum_v2.1, whole genome shotgun sequence window:
- the LOC107925563 gene encoding dnaJ homolog subfamily B member 3 encodes MSKSGTCYYSVLGISEQASPSEIREAYRRQALKWHPDRWMKNPNVSGEAKKRFQQIQEAYSVLSDKGKRKIYDAGLLGLLTDDDDEGFLNFMQEMALMMQNVNSKEGNSLEDLQGSLMDVMAEDERRIFGFEWDSSQNAKKRARFC; translated from the exons ATGTCCAAATCTGGAACTTGTTATTATTCAGTGCTTGGAATTTCTGAACAAGCTTCCCCTTCTGAAATTCGTGAAGCTTATCGTAGACAGGCTTTg AAATGGCATCCTGATAGATGGATGAAAAACCCCAATGTATCAGGTGAAGCTAAGAAACGATTTCAACAGATTCAAGAGGCTTATTCAG TTTTATCGGATAAAGGAAAGAGAAAGATTTATGACGCTGGGTTGTTGGGTCTACTTACAGACGATGATGATGAA GGGTTTCTTAACTTCATGCAAGAAATGGCTTTGATGATGCAAAATGTGAACTCAAAG GAAGGAAACAGCTTGGAGGATCTTCAAGGATCGTTAATGGATGTGATGGCTGAAGATGAAAGACGTATATTTGGATTTGAATGGGATTCTTCTCAAAATGCTAAGAAGAGAGCACGTTTTTGCTGA